One Dama dama isolate Ldn47 chromosome 24, ASM3311817v1, whole genome shotgun sequence genomic window, AGGGCCCAGGACAGGTGGTCCAGGGACTGCTGACGTGTGATGACCCCGCCCAAGCCTCCCTGCCCGGCCAGGTGCTTCCAGACCCACTTCTCAGCGTAGAAAGCAAAGACCTGAGAGAAGGAAGAGCAGCCCACTCCCCTGTTTGATGGGCTAGTGAAATGTCAGCGGTTCTCACTGTGATGTGTCACCGTTTATTTTCCTCCCAAGGGGGCTTCGGGGGAGCCCCCCCCAGCTCCAAGGCAGCTAGACCTTCTCCATCTCAATCTGTTGATGGTAGTGCCGAGCCTGGCGCTGGCCAACATTCAGCTTGTACACGGAGCTCTTGTGCTGGCATCTTCGGTAGCCCCACACGGCCCCCACGCCGGCCAGGAACAGCAGCAGGCACAGAACTGTGACGATCGTGGCAATGACGGGGCCTCTGCCGAGGCTGGGACACTTGCCCCCAGCGCAAGGCTCCAAGGTCGGGAGAAGCTCCTCGCTTGCACCCGGGTTGGGGACTTCCTGCCCCAGGAAGTCCTCCGACAGCAGGTACGGGAAGGTATCCTGGACGGCAGGGGCAGTGGTCTCCGGTGGGGTCTGGGTGGCCGCCACGACAGTTGAGGGAGTGAGGTTGGGTGTCTTCTGGACGGCGGTTGTCTCGGTCTCCAGGGTAGAGCTGGTGAGTTCATAGGGCGGGGTGGATGTGGGAGGCTTCTCTGTGGCATATCTCCAGGGGACGGTTGACTGGTTTCCCGTCAAGTCACCAGCCCCTTTGCCGGGACCCTCAGTGTCAGACACATTCATGGGTCCGAGGGCCAAAGCTTCTCCATCTATCGTTTGAGAGGGAAGAAGTGAAGTCACGTCCTCACTGGGAGTGAGGGTGGTGCTCCTGGACTGCTTCCCTTCTGCAAGGGCAGGCTGGCTGGACGTCACCAGGATGCTTTCTTCCAGCCCTACTGATCCATCCCCTTtgtcctcctcttcctcatctccctcctctcccacctccgtCTGCCTCCAGGCCCCATCAGTCACAGGGTAGCCGTCTAACCAGGACTCATCGCTGCTGCTCACCATTGCGTCCCCGGCCCTGCTGTCATTCCTGCCCCCAGAGGGCCCCGAGGGGCCATCAGTGCTGTGGTAGGTGACCCTGCTTTCCGGCTCCCCTGGGGCCAACGTGCTGCCCCTGTGGTGGTCTCCAGCAGGAAGGTGCTTTTTGGCGTCATCATCCATCTCCTTTTCCCACTCGGGCTTGTGGAAGGTCCCAGCAGGAGACCAGAGCATGTCCTTCCCGCTGCCTTGGGATCCCGGGAGCTCCGTGGGGACAGGGCTCCCAGCGCCCAGCAGGCCTGTGGTTGGCACAAAGGCTGTATCCTGGGCTCTGTCTTCCCTTGCCATAGAGGTCTTCCTAGGCATAGAGACCAGACGGTCCTGTTTTGGAGCCTCCTCAGAGGGTTCTTCCTGACTCCTGTCCTCCTCTGCCTCTGTGCGGGAGTCCTCCATGAGCTCTCTGAATGACACGGATCTATCATCAGGAAAATTATCTTCATAGTCAATATGTACCTCTGCCTCAtctggaaggaaagagggaaaagctTCATGAGGTCCAAGGCACAGAGCCAGCATGGAACaccaaaaaggaataaaaagcacAGGGGCTAGAACAAATGGAATGAAACTGTTATTCTTAGATGCTATGACTGTATCACAGATAAACCCAAAGAACCTACATACAAACTGTTACAATTAACAGATGAGTTTATCAAGGACACTGGTTCTACAGGCAACATAAAACACCAACTGTGTCTCGATATACCagcaataaacagaaaaaaactttaaaagatacTGTTTGCCatagcatgtgtgtgctcagtcttttagccatgtctgactctgcgaccccatggactgtagcccaccaggctcctctgtccatggaattttccagtcaagaatattggagtgggttgccattgtccactccaggggatcatctccagcattagcaggcagattctttcccattgtgccacctgggaagtccaactgTCATTGCATAACCACCCCCCGAAattcctaggaataaatctaacaaaagatgTGTAAGATTTGTACATGGAATGGTACAAAGTATTTCtgagcaaaattaaaagatgacttAAGTAGTAAAGGGCTATCCCACGTTAGTATAATGGAAGTTTAATTGTTAAGCTGTCAATCTGCCCAAattaatcatttgaaaagaccctgatgctgggaaagattgagggcgggaggagaaggggacgacagaggatgagatggttggatggcatcaccgactcaatgaacatgggtttgggcagactccaggagttggtgatggacagggaggcctggcgtgctgcggttcatggggtcgcaaagagttggacacgactgagcgactgaactgaactgaataaaaatctCAGACATTGACAAGCTGATGCTAAAATTTATGGAAATGCCAAGGGCCAAGAAGagacaaggaaaaaagaagagaaatgctgTAGCAGGTATGCTACAAGATTTTAAGATTTACTGTAAAGCTGAAGTACTTTCAAAGACTGtgtttggtactggcacaaagatagacaATCAAGTTACATTAACTTTAAGAACTTCTGTTTGTCCAAAGCCACCATGAAGAGCATTCAAATGCATGCCACAGATTTAAAGATAACTGCAGCACATATAACCTCTGGAGGGTTCCAGAATTTATAAAGACCTCCTACAAATCAATAATAAACAGGTAGACAAATGGTAGATACGTTGGCAAGATACTTGAATCAGCATATCACAGAAAaggtattgggacttccctggtggtccagtggttaagactccaaatttccactacagggggcacaggtttgttccctggttgaagaactaagatcctacatgccatgcagcacagcttaaaaaaaaaaaaaaaaaatctaaatagtcATTATACACATGTGAAGATGCTTAACCTCATTAGTAACAGAGAAGTGCTAATCACAGCCAGAGTGGATTCCATTATCTAgcaccagaatggctaaaattaaacagACCGACAGTCTCCAGTGTTAACAAGGatatgaaagtggaaagtgaaagtcactgagtcgtgtcggACTCCTTGGGACTctatggactaaacagtccatgaaattctacaggccagaatcctggagtgggtagcctttcccttctctagaggatcttcccaacccagggatcgaacccaggtctcctgcattgcagtcagattctttaccagctgagccacaagggaaacccaagaatactggagtgggtagcctgtcccttttccagcagatgtGACATACAGCAGTTCTCCTCCTACGTCTGTGTGCACATGGGGGCCAAAAGACATGTGCAAGCATGTTCATAATAACCAGAAGCTGGATATGCTGCAAATGGCCACTAACTGCAGAAATGACCCACACATTGAGGCACACACGATGTGGACTCTCACCGCCATGAAATCCTGCACAAGAGCTATTCTCCTGGGGGCTCTGGCAGCATTCCACTTCTTGGCCTGTGTGGTGGCTAACTTGCTGTATTTTTTGATCATTTATTAACCTGTTATCTTATGATTTGGATGTATGGTTTTTCAAACTTCTTAACTGAATGAAAGACTCCTTAAATTCTATAGTGCTCTACAATGTTCAACAGTTTCACACACGAGTCCATAAAATTCCATAATAAAGCTTTCCTTTTTTataccctctccccactggtaaccattcaTTTCCCATATCTGtgagctggctttttttttttttttttgccatgctgcacggcatgtgagatcttagttctccaatcaaggattgaacctgtgtcccttgcagtggaagtgcacggtcttaaccactggaccggcaAGGAAGTTCCAGACAgcttctattttgttttattcactagttcattttattttttagatttcacataagtGATATAATTGTATGTTTAACTAAATATGTTATCTTTTAAGACACTCATTTGCccattcattttacttttccttattatatttgttatggtgatccaCGATTTTTTTCtaaggtttctttattttttggttatGGTGGGTCTTCGTCTCTGCatgaggtctttctctggctgcagagagcagggcctactctgtagttgcggtgcacaggcttgtcattgtggtggcttctcttgttacagaacatgggctctaggcatgcaggcttcagtagctgcagttagcggctctagagcagaggcacagtagttgtggtacaccggcttagttgctccacagcacgtgggatcctcccaggtcagggattgaaccagtgttccAGGCATTGCAAGGGGGACtgttaaccaccagaccaccagggaagcacgaTCCGTCATCTTTGATGTTAACTACTACAACTCGATGAAGGCTATTTTGTAGACAccgaaacccccaccaggtggaagaagttaactacatgaagaccagactgtagcctgacatgagttgccacaattctgagaactggcctcaaaagATGGGAGCCAAGCAACCCTGGAAATGAAGATTAAGTAAGtaagcaaagtcgctcagtcgtgtccgactctttgcgaccccatggactgtagcctaccaggctcctctgtccatgggattttccaggcaagaatactggagtgggttgccatttccttctccaggggatcttcccgacctagggatcaaacccggctctccagcattgcagacagacgctttaccgtctgagccaccagggaagcccctaggaaaTGAAGATTAACAGTACTTAAGACAGTCAAGAAGACTCctagctgactgtgctgtttctgcagatccctccctccttctgccTATGTGCCTCTCAAACTCCCCTTTAAAAGCTCTtgccacccccccaaaaaaaggctCTTGCCCACTGGTTGtcggtggtggggggagggggaaggagtcagcctttggacaacACCCTACCCCTAGTTGCCGgcctccaaaataaagcaaacttaccttcccaccaacctTTTCTTTACTGGCTTTGGAGCTGCCAGCACCTGAACCCACTTTAGATAACAGATTTTGGTGCCCGCCTGTGGCTGCACTCTCGCGATGTCTGGCTCCCCGGGTTTTCCGCGAGCAGAGCTGCCGCCATGATGACGCTACCAGGTGGGTTCCAGGAGCCGCTGCTCATGGTTCACTGGCCCCGGGAGGGGGCTTGGGGGACGTTCCTAGTAGCTGCTGAAAACCATTTGTTTTGGGGGTCCTCCCTGTTTCTCCCCTGCTCCGCACTGGGTGTCATCAGCCAGGGCATTAGTTGGTTCATGACAGTAGCAAAGAATGGTAAACAACCTCTGAGTCCTAGTACTGGACATAATCAATCTCCGCTAAATTCCTTTTCCCACTAACCCACCCTATGAGCTTAAGTCAAAAGGCACCTCGAAAATAGGCAGGAAAGGAGCCTAGTGTATGATGTTAGAGCTGGGGATTtgaggtgagatggttggatggcatcatcgactcaatggacacgaattggagcaaactccaggagactgtgaaagacagggaagcctgacatgccgCAGccaatggggtcgcaaggagtgggacacgacttagcaactgaactacaacaatAAGCCCCCTCCTGCCTGGTGGGCCTGCCTTGACCTGGACCCTTGTGGTCACTCTGAgctgtgtgtgtatctatctgtCCATCTGGAGCTTCTGCCCTCGGGGCTCTCTGGGTCTAGAGCATCCCTGGACAGCAGCCCGCGGCCCAGAGCCAAGCCCTTCCTGTCTGCCCAGGTTCTCAGGTCAAGGCCTGGCTCAGAAACAGCCTCTCATTATGTCACATTCTCAGCCACACCAAAACCTCAAGTGAAGACACAGACACCAACTGTTTACAAAGAGTCTACTCATGACAAAGTATCCCAAGGCTGTTTTTCCCCTCCTGAGTAACGGTAAAGTTTGTTACTCACTGCATGTCAACCCCAAATTACATTCTGCCATCACGATGGGGAACACCAGCTCTTTGCCTGTCGAGGTGCTATTTCTCTCGCCTCTCTCTGCTCTCCAGTCTGAGCTCTCCGGAGCCATCCTGCAACTGTGCCCCCCTCCCCTtgccccaccctcccttcccctacGCTCCCCTGAAACCTGGCCTGCACAATGCCCAGCCTTCTGGTTTAGACCAACGGGTCCAGGAAATGTAAACTTCATGGGCTCTCTTGGGAAAAATCAAATCCCTCGCTATGTGTTTATAATTAACTGTTACTTTAGGAAAACACAAGACAACAGATCAACAGGCATCAGGGGTAAAAAGGGGCACCCAGGCCGTGCCTTTATCCAGGCCAGGAGTGTACAAGCCGGAGCCCAGAATGCTGGGCTCTCCAAGTGCTGCCACATTTCATGCTTTTTCATGTTGTTGCGTTTCTGGAAGCCCACACAtgccttcttttttcccctctggtcTTGGCTACACAGcctttaaaaatagtaattttgAAAAAAGGCAACCAGACAAGCCAGAAATAACCACTGGTTCAATGAACTTCTGAACAAATATGGCAATATTGACAAGGAAAttctaaattcagttcagtctctggcTTTTATTCTATGAAGGAAGTCTagaagatggagaaaaacagaaattgaagttaatttaagaaaacaaaagaagggcttcagaaatgagagaaaatagcAAAGAAACTTGGTGAGAGAACAGCTCGTTTGCAAAGCAAGCCCTGCTCTGCCCTCATGCTTTGAGAGGCCCCAGAGAAGCACATGGACATGACACAGATGCCGGAATGAGACATGCCTGGTTTTACATCTTGGCTCTGCTTCTTTCTGGCTGGCTGACATAGGAAGTTACcgagcctctctgtccctcagttGTCCCATCTGTCAGTTGGAGGTGGCTGTTTCTGCTCAGACTTGTGAAGATGAGCTAGGATAAAGCATATAAAACTCCTCTATCAGAAAGAAGCATGAGGAGGCTTGGGGAAGATGGAAATATTCTGTAATTTGGTTCTGCTGGTGGTTTCCCTTATTTAGCTAGGCCGGGTCTGAGTGGCagcatgtggggttttttttttgttgttgtttttttgttttgggcTGCatcagtcttagttgcagcatgtgggatctagttccctgaccacggctcaaacccaggccccctacctTGGGAGCATGGTaccttagccactgaaccaccaggacttttatattttaaatgggtaCCATTTCTTGTATGCAAATTAAGCCTCAAGAGAGTTgtcaaaaaacagaacaaaaacaaaagacaactcCCAAGACAGAGAGAACATGGAACAGGTTTGGCATTGTTTACGACAGCTCTTTTCTCTGTGCCCTGAGGGGGAACAAGTCTTGTAGCCACAGCTGCAGCAGACCAGGGAAGGAAGCGAGAACTGCT contains:
- the SUSD5 gene encoding sushi domain-containing protein 5 — its product is MAAEGPGPGARLWAAALLLLGLPRLSMPANGKLFVLESQNGSRGLALEAARLSCRNRGAHLVSADELRKVVQDCALAVCTTGWLADGTLGTTVCSKGRGEQQNMRAVDVRVESSPVPGGTHNALCMKDEEKPCGDPPSFPHTILQGRTGLEMGDELLYVCAPGHVTGRRETAFTLLCNSCGEWYGLVQACGKDEAEVHIDYEDNFPDDRSVSFRELMEDSRTEAEEDRSQEEPSEEAPKQDRLVSMPRKTSMAREDRAQDTAFVPTTGLLGAGSPVPTELPGSQGSGKDMLWSPAGTFHKPEWEKEMDDDAKKHLPAGDHHRGSTLAPGEPESRVTYHSTDGPSGPSGGRNDSRAGDAMVSSSDESWLDGYPVTDGAWRQTEVGEEGDEEEEDKGDGSVGLEESILVTSSQPALAEGKQSRSTTLTPSEDVTSLLPSQTIDGEALALGPMNVSDTEGPGKGAGDLTGNQSTVPWRYATEKPPTSTPPYELTSSTLETETTAVQKTPNLTPSTVVAATQTPPETTAPAVQDTFPYLLSEDFLGQEVPNPGASEELLPTLEPCAGGKCPSLGRGPVIATIVTVLCLLLFLAGVGAVWGYRRCQHKSSVYKLNVGQRQARHYHQQIEMEKV